Part of the Deltaproteobacteria bacterium genome, TGAGCATCCGGCACGCCGCTTCGTTAAAGGCTTCACGGTCGCCTCGGTGCGTGGCTACATGCAGTTTACGGGCGTATTCTAAGCGCTCATTTTCAATGGGCTGCACACAACCAAAATCGACAAAACCCACCCCACCATCTTCTTGGAAAAAGTAGTTTCCAGGGTGTGGATCGGCATTGAACAACCCGCCCAGCAAATTGGCTCGGTAAACAAAACGCCAGAGAGTTTCGGCCCACTGTTTACGCAACTGCGGCGAGGCTTTACGAGCATCTTCAAAAGATAAGCCTTCAATCCACTCGGTCGTAAACACGCGCTTTGAAGACCGTTCATCCACGACCTTTGGAATGCGGATCCATGGATCATCTTTATGAACATCCTGAAACAGCTTCTGCCGGCTTGCCTCCAATTCGTAGTCAAGTTCCTCACGAAACCGTGTTTTCACTTCTTCAGTTAAACGCTTAGAGTCAAACTTAGCCGTGCCCATGAGGCTCAATATGGCCTCAATCACATTCGCATTTTGCAAATCGGCGTCCATGGCCTCAACGATTCCCGGATGCTGTACTTTGACAGCGACCACCCGTCCGTCTGCCAATTTGGCTTTATGAACCTGACCAATGGATGCACTTGCGACCGGCTTATCTTCCCACTCGGTAAACAACTCGGAAACCGGAGCCCCCAACTGCTCTTCAACAAGTTGGCGGATGGCTTGAGGATCAGATTGTGGCGCAGCCGACTGAAGCTTGGCCATTGTTTGCTCGAAAGCGTCGCGATGCTCGGGAGGAATTAGACCATCTACATAGCTCATCATCTGGCCAATTTTCGTAGCCACTCCACGAAGCTGCCCCAGCATTTCCGTTGTTTTTAGAGCACTCTGACGAGCATCTTTTGAAAGCAATAATGTAGCACCGGTCCGGGCCCCGGCTCTTGCGAGTTTTGCAAGCCGGCCAAAACGGCCAAGAGGGATATCAGATGGATCAGAAATAGCGGCCTCCTACATCAAGCCTTTGAAAAATCGAGTTGCTTAAACAGGACCTTCGTCCAACGGCTTAACGGGTAGAGCTGCATCTTGGCTAATCGTCGTGCCCACGTGCTGAGCCAGCACTCGCATCGTCAATTCGACCAACATCTTTTGCCCGGCGAAATCGACCTGTTTCAAGGCCCAATACTCCGGGTTGTCCTGAGAGGCAGCTATCGCCGCAAAAATATCGCCGCCTAGCTCGCGTACGGTTCGCGACTTCTCCGAATCAGCACTCATGGCCCCGCTCCAAACCCTTGTTCTTAAACGTCAATTAGGTACTTCCTTCTTAGAAATATCACCCTCTGAATGAAACAGCCAGACGCTAGGCGCAGTCACAAGTGAAGAGATCAAAAGCGGCTTGCATGGTAGCAATCAGCCGCGGAATCACATATCAAGGCGGCAGATAAACAACCTGAGAGATATCATGAGCTTACCCGATTCTCCCGCCTACCCCGCAGCCAAAGAACTGGCGCAGTCATGGCAGACCCAAGTTGAGGCCGACCTTAAAGGGGCAGACTTTACCAAACGTCTCGTCACCCAAACCTACGACGGTATTGCCATTGCTCCGCTCTACAACCCGCTGCCCGGCGAAACGGTAGATGATGTAGGTGGAATGCCCGGGACGTTTCCCCACACACGCGGCGACGAGCCATTATCTACGAGCCGATCCGGATGGGAAATTCAACAAACCTACGCGCTCAACACACCCAATCTCAACGACGCCGTTTTACGCGACCTTGGTAAAGGGGTTGCATCGGTTCACTTGATCGCGAGTAACGATGCATCCAGCTTGGATAACGCCAGCGCCGCATTGCAAGGCGTTCACCTCAACATGGCGAGTGTGTACTTAAGCGGAGGGCGCCACGCCGAGCAATCATCGAAAGTCCTCTCCAAAATTCTTCGCACCCACGCCGAAGATGCAACTGGAAGCTTTATGCAAGACCCCATTGGCGGGTTTGCTCAAGGTCACCCTATGGCCGGCTCTGCGGAGCAGGCATTGGCTCGGCTTGGTCAACTTTCAAAGATGAACCAATCTGAATTTCCTAAAATGCGAACTGTCAGTGTTTCAACAGAGCCCTACCATGCTGCGGGGGCAAGTGACGCGCAGTGCCTCGCCTATGCCATCGCTTCCGGGCTGAGTTATCTACGTGCCATGGAAACAGAAGGTTTGAATATTAGCGAAGCAGCTTCCCAAATTGGATTTCACCTAGCACTCGATGCACGGTTCTTTGCGGGTATCTCTACCATCCGAGCTCTTCGAACTCTCTGGTCTAAGATAACCGATGCATGTGGAACGGCTGCCGGTGCGTGGATTCGAGTGCATCCAGCAAGGCGTATCCTTACCAAACGGGACCCTTGGGTGAATCAGCTTCGAAACACAGCGACCACCTTTGCTGGCTCTGTCGCTGGCGCCAATGCCATCACCACGCTGCCTTGGGATTCTACCCTTCGTCCGGCCGATGACTTCGGTCGGCGCGTAGCTCGTAATACTCAGCTGGTGCTCGAAAAAGAATCTCATCTCAATCGCGTGATCGATCCTGCTGGCGGGTCCTACTTCATCGAGGAGCTTACCGCTCAGCTTTGTGAAAAAGCATGGTCCATTTTTCAATCCGTAGAAGCACAAGGTGGCATGATTGCAGCACTGCGAAATGGCGCCATTCAATCGGATATCGAAGCTGTTTATAAAGCCCGATCTGCTTCACTTGCCAAACGCAAACAAGCGATTACTGGGGTTAATCAGTTCCCCAACCTCGATGAGGCTGCACTTGATCCCTTGCCGGAAATGCAACCGCCAGCAGCTACGCCCGGCTCTGAAACGATTGTTGCATTGCCTGTGAGACCCGATGCTCAAGCATTCGAAGAGCTTAGAGACTTAAGCGACGCCTTCATGGCACGACAGGGAAAGCGGCCTGCCCTCTTCTCGGCAAACCTGGGAACCATTGCACAGCATACCGGCCGAGCTACTTTCAGCGCGAACCTGTTTGCTTGTGGCGGTGTTGAGAGCATTGCTGGAGTAGGCAGTGTCTCACCTGAAGAACTCGTAACCGCGTACAAACAGTCAGGCACCTCAGTGGCTGTTATCTGCGGCAGCGACGCTTTGTATGAGCAACACGCAACACAAGTTGCATCGGCGCTACGTGATGCCGGAGCCAAGTGGATTGTGCTTGCCGGGCGCCCCGGTAAAAGTGAAGCTGACCTTCGCGAAGCCGGTGTTCAAGACTTTATCTACCTAGGATGCAACGCATTGGATGCTCTCGCCCGGGTGTGGAAGCAGTGGGAGGCAGTATCATGAGCCAAATACCCGACTTTACCCAAGTACCCTGGCAAGCCAAGGGCAACCCCAATCTAGATGCGTGGCAACAACAAGCCAGCAAACAAATGGGCCATGCTCCAGATGCATCCAGCTGGCTCACGCCTGAACAGATTGGGATTAAGCCACTCTACAGCGCAGCCGACCTCCAAGGGCTCGACCATCTCGGTACAGTTCCTGGTGCCCCCCCATACCTACGCGGTCCCTACTCCAGCATGTATGTCATGCGCCCCTGGACAGTCCGACAATATGCAGGGTTCTCAACCGCAGAGCAGTCCAATGCATTTTATAGGAAGAACCTTGCTGCTGGCCAAAAGGGCCTGAGTATAGCCTTCGACCTTGCCACCCACCGAGGTTACGACTCCGACCACCCACGGGTGAAGGGGGACGTGGGCATGGCCGGTGTGGCCATCGATAGCATTCTCGATATGCGAATCCTTTTCGACAAGATACCTTTGGATCAGATGTCGGTTTCGATGACGATGAACGGAGCCGTACTCCCCATCATGGCGCTCTATATTGTGGCGGCCGAGGAACAAGGCGTAGCTCCTAAGGACCTCGCAGGAACCATTCAAAACGGTATCCTCAAAGAGTTCATGGTGCGTAACACCTACATTTATCCGCCGTCCCCAAGCATGCGAGCCATCGCTGATATCTTTGGTTACACCAGCCAGCATATGCCACGCTTTAACAGCATCAGCATCAGCGGCTACCATATGCAAGAAGCAGGAGCCACGGCCGATCTTGAGCTGGCTTATACGCTTTCAGATGGTTTGGAGTATGTTCGCACGGGCGTTCAAGCCGGTCTCGATGTAGATGCTTTCTGCCCACGGCTCTCATTCTTTTGGGCCATTGGCATGAACTTCTTCATGGAGGTTGCCAAACTTCGAGCCGGAAGAATCTTATGGAGCCGGCTCATCTCAGGATTTAACCCTAAGAATAAGAAGAGCCTCTCCCTTCGTACCCACAGCCAAACCAGTGGCTGGAGCCTTACTGCCCAAGACGTTTACAACAACGTCAGCCGAACCTGTATCGAAGCAATGGCTGCAACCCAAGGTCACACCCAAAGCCTACATACCAATGCACTCGACGAAGCACTGGCTTTACCAACCGATTTCTCGGCTCGTATTGCTCGTAACACTCAGCTTTTTCTCCAACAAGAAACCGACACATGCGTATCGGCAGATCCTTGGGGCGGAAGTTACTACGTAGAAAAACTAACCCACGACCTCGTTCAAAAAGCATGGTCGCATATGCAAGAGGTTGAAGAACTCGGTGGCATGGCTAAGGCCATCACTCAAGGTCTTCCGAAAATGCGAATTGAGGAAGCGGCTGCCCGGACTCAAGCTCGAATCGACTCAGGCGCTCAAACCGTCATGGGTATCAATGCTTTCGCGCTCGAAGAAGAAGAGCGAGTGGATGTACGTCAAGTAGACAATTCCGCCGTACTCGCAGCTCAACTCGCTCGTCTCAAGAAGCTTCGTGCTGAACGTGACCCGAAAGCGGCAGACACTGCCCTGCACAACCTCACCCAGGCCGCAGAACGTAAAGAAGGCAATCTTCTCGACCTGAGCGTGCAAGCCGCTCGCGCACGTTGTACAGTAGGAGAGATTAGCGACTCACTCGAAAAGGTATTCGGACGCCACAAAGCGACCATTCATGCCATTCGGGGTGTTTACAACAAAGAACTCAGTGCCGGTGGTTACGACATGGAGCCCATCCAAAAAGCCATTGAAAAATTCGAAAGACTCGAAGGCCGTCGTCCACGGGTTTTGTTGGCTAAAATGGGTCAAGATGGTCACGACCGCGGACAGAAGGTGATTGCCACAGCCTTCGCCGACGCTGGTTTCGATGTAGACATTGGTCCTTTATTCCAAACACCGGAAGAGACCGCACGCCAAGCCGTCGAAAACGATGTTCACGTAGTGGGCGTAAGCTCTTTAGCAGCCGGTCACCTTACCCTGGTACCCGAGCTGCTCTCAGAGCTAACCAAGCTTGGGCGTGCAGACATCCTCATCGTTGTAGGTGGCGTGATTCCTCCGCAAGATTACGAAGCACTTTTCGCAGCCGGAGCGAGTGCTATTTTTGGGCCCGGTACCGTGATTCCAAAGGCCGCCATCGAGCTTCTCGAGAAACTCGAAGAACGGCTCGGGCTCCAAGAAGGCGATAGCTAAATGACACCGCGGCGCCCCAAACTAAGCCTCGAAGAACTACGAGACGGGGTACTATCGGGCAACCGTGGCATTCTTGCCCGAGCGATTACTCTGATGGAGTCGTCACGGCCCGCAGATCAAACGAGAGCCTCCAACCTACTCACAGAACTTATGCCTCATACGGGCAACTCCATGAGAGTTGGCATCACTGGTGTACCAGGCGTTGGTAAAAGCACCTTTATAGAAACCCTTGGCGGGCATCTAACAAGTCAGGGGCGCAGAGTCGCGGTGCTTGCAGTAGACCCATCCAGTGCGAAGTCTGGCGGCAGTATTCTTGGCGACAAAACCCGAATGGATACTTTGAGCATCGATGCCAATGCATTTATTCGTCCATCCCCCGCCTCTGGTACTTTAGGTGGTGTGGCGAGCAAAACCCGAGAGGCGATTCTCTGCTGTGAAGCAGCCGGTTTCGATACAGTGCTCGTTGAAACTGTGGGAGTTGGTCAATCCGAGCTCGTTGTAGCCGATATGACCGATTTCTTTTTGGTCCTGATGCTGGCCGGAGCCGGCGACGAACTTCAAGGGATCAAACGCGGCCTTATGGAGCTGGCTGATATGCTTGTGGTCAACAAAGCCGATGGCGACATGCAAGCCAAAGCCAACCGAGCCGCGCAAACCTACCGCAGTGCCTTGGCACTTCTCCACACCGGAGAAAACGGCTGGAAGCCGCCCGTCCTTACCTGCAGCGCCTTAAACAACATCGGTGTAGATGGTGTTTGGGATAAGGTCACGGAACATCACGACCAAGCGCTCGAAAACAAGACTCTGCATACGCGGCGAACCGAGCAACAGCTCAAGTGGTTATGGTCCATGGTAAACGACGAACTTCAAACTTCGTTAAAAAGCCACCCGTCCATGCAGCAAAAAGTTGCCCAAGTTGAAGATGCAGTTCGCTCAGCAAAAACACCACCAACCCGGGCTGCCAGAGAGCTTCTCAGCGCTTTCTACCATGAACTTGCTCTTCAATCTTGATTCGATTGAGCCACTGCCTGTGGGTAGCGCTGTTTACTCAGCCACCAAGCAGTCATCCATTGGGGATTCATTGTTCCGTCCCTCGTAAATAGCCAGCCCATTGAAAACGGCAGGGGGCGGCGCGCATCCTTTCTGTAGTCATTAAAAATAATTTCTCTTCTCATTTCGGGCTCATCTAGCCAGGTCTCGGTTACTTGCACCAGACGGCGCTTTGCATCGTAAAACAAATGAATACGCTCCAAATATCCGACCAACTTCGTTGGCAGACCGTTTTCCCAAACGACCTCGTACTCATGCTCCTCCCAAGGGTCACGGGTATGAATCTTTTGAAGAAAACCTTCCCGGTATTCAAACCTATGCTGAAAATGCTCCGTATCAATCTGAACCATCTCTCCCTTCAAATTGTGATGTACGGCTTGAATGCCGAGTTGACCCCATTGTTGTTGAGCTGTTAATTCAGGCCAATAGGCACGAAAACTCTCAATCTCCATTCGCCTCTCACTGTGCCAACCCTCTTCAAACTTCAATGAGCATTCTGTACGCGATACAAGTTCGTCCTCCACATAAAGCGTTTCCTCCCAATGGGTAGTGCCAACCATACCCCACGAAATTGCTCCAATAATCAATACACCTGTGAACATCTGCTGCCTCCTTGCTTCTTTTCACTTGCTCAAGAGGCAATCCACGTGCCAATAAAAACACTCAACCTTTTCAAGGCGAAGGAATGCGGAATGTCGCAACCGGTACAAACTGACACACCTGAGCCAGCCTCCCTGCAACATGCTTCATGGCATTCCAGTCTGGGAACGCTATTGGCCACACGACTCGCGCCAGGAACCTGCCTCAAAAGTGCACTGGAAGAGGCGGTACAGACTCACTCTCTTAAGGCCGCGGCCGTGTTATCATGTGTGGGTAGCCTGCAAAGTGCTCATCTTCGACTTGCTGGAGCCAAAGAGACACAAAGATTTCAAGGTCCATTCGAGATAGTTTCTTTAGTGGGCACGCTTTCCCCCGATGGTGTCCACATCCATATCAGTATCGCTGATGCCAAAGGAGAAGTCATAGGCGGTCATCTGCTCGCCGGAAACATCATCCACACCACGGCGGAGCTGGTTCTTATGATCTGTGATGCTCTCACATTCAGCCGCCCTCTTGATCCTCTAACCGGATACGGTGAACTCGAAATAGGTAAGCACCCATCATGAGCGAATCAACCAACTATAACCTCAAACCTATCGGCTATATTCAATCGCCCTTTAAAGAGAAATTTGGAATTCCTCGTCAACCCGGACTTGCCCCAAACGCCAATGCTGTTTTGGTACTGGTTCATCCTTTCAACCGGATAGAAAGTGTCCGCGGCCTTGATGAGTTCACTCACATTTGGATTTCTTTTCTTTTCCATGGTGTAGATGAAGAGAACTTTCGCCCCATGGTTCGCCCACCTCGGCTCGGTGGCAACCAGCGGCTTGGGGTTTTCGCCACACGTTCCACTCACCGGCCAAACCGACTGGGCCTTAGCGCCGTTAAACTCGATAGAATTGATACCAGTGACGGCGTAAAGCTTTTTCTCTCAGGTGTCGACCTTCTCGACGAGACACCCGTCTTCGATATCAAACCCTACCTACCATGGTCAGATAGCCTGCCCGATGCTCAGGCTGGTTTTGCGCAAGAAGCGCCCAATCCAAAGCTTGAAGTCCTATTTTCGGATGAATCGAATACGTTTTTAGAAA contains:
- the tsaA gene encoding tRNA (N6-threonylcarbamoyladenosine(37)-N6)-methyltransferase TrmO — protein: MSESTNYNLKPIGYIQSPFKEKFGIPRQPGLAPNANAVLVLVHPFNRIESVRGLDEFTHIWISFLFHGVDEENFRPMVRPPRLGGNQRLGVFATRSTHRPNRLGLSAVKLDRIDTSDGVKLFLSGVDLLDETPVFDIKPYLPWSDSLPDAQAGFAQEAPNPKLEVLFSDESNTFLEMLGERSGNKLQALVEEVVSLDPRPAYIQDQDSERSFGCKLKRYNIIWTVTAGVATIESIETL
- a CDS encoding methylmalonyl-CoA mutase small subunit, with amino-acid sequence MSLPDSPAYPAAKELAQSWQTQVEADLKGADFTKRLVTQTYDGIAIAPLYNPLPGETVDDVGGMPGTFPHTRGDEPLSTSRSGWEIQQTYALNTPNLNDAVLRDLGKGVASVHLIASNDASSLDNASAALQGVHLNMASVYLSGGRHAEQSSKVLSKILRTHAEDATGSFMQDPIGGFAQGHPMAGSAEQALARLGQLSKMNQSEFPKMRTVSVSTEPYHAAGASDAQCLAYAIASGLSYLRAMETEGLNISEAASQIGFHLALDARFFAGISTIRALRTLWSKITDACGTAAGAWIRVHPARRILTKRDPWVNQLRNTATTFAGSVAGANAITTLPWDSTLRPADDFGRRVARNTQLVLEKESHLNRVIDPAGGSYFIEELTAQLCEKAWSIFQSVEAQGGMIAALRNGAIQSDIEAVYKARSASLAKRKQAITGVNQFPNLDEAALDPLPEMQPPAATPGSETIVALPVRPDAQAFEELRDLSDAFMARQGKRPALFSANLGTIAQHTGRATFSANLFACGGVESIAGVGSVSPEELVTAYKQSGTSVAVICGSDALYEQHATQVASALRDAGAKWIVLAGRPGKSEADLREAGVQDFIYLGCNALDALARVWKQWEAVS
- a CDS encoding DNA-binding protein — protein: MGTLLATRLAPGTCLKSALEEAVQTHSLKAAAVLSCVGSLQSAHLRLAGAKETQRFQGPFEIVSLVGTLSPDGVHIHISIADAKGEVIGGHLLAGNIIHTTAELVLMICDALTFSRPLDPLTGYGELEIGKHPS
- a CDS encoding AarF/ABC1/UbiB kinase family protein: MATKIGQMMSYVDGLIPPEHRDAFEQTMAKLQSAAPQSDPQAIRQLVEEQLGAPVSELFTEWEDKPVASASIGQVHKAKLADGRVVAVKVQHPGIVEAMDADLQNANVIEAILSLMGTAKFDSKRLTEEVKTRFREELDYELEASRQKLFQDVHKDDPWIRIPKVVDERSSKRVFTTEWIEGLSFEDARKASPQLRKQWAETLWRFVYRANLLGGLFNADPHPGNYFFQEDGGVGFVDFGCVQPIENERLEYARKLHVATHRGDREAFNEAACRML
- the scpA gene encoding methylmalonyl-CoA mutase translates to MSQIPDFTQVPWQAKGNPNLDAWQQQASKQMGHAPDASSWLTPEQIGIKPLYSAADLQGLDHLGTVPGAPPYLRGPYSSMYVMRPWTVRQYAGFSTAEQSNAFYRKNLAAGQKGLSIAFDLATHRGYDSDHPRVKGDVGMAGVAIDSILDMRILFDKIPLDQMSVSMTMNGAVLPIMALYIVAAEEQGVAPKDLAGTIQNGILKEFMVRNTYIYPPSPSMRAIADIFGYTSQHMPRFNSISISGYHMQEAGATADLELAYTLSDGLEYVRTGVQAGLDVDAFCPRLSFFWAIGMNFFMEVAKLRAGRILWSRLISGFNPKNKKSLSLRTHSQTSGWSLTAQDVYNNVSRTCIEAMAATQGHTQSLHTNALDEALALPTDFSARIARNTQLFLQQETDTCVSADPWGGSYYVEKLTHDLVQKAWSHMQEVEELGGMAKAITQGLPKMRIEEAAARTQARIDSGAQTVMGINAFALEEEERVDVRQVDNSAVLAAQLARLKKLRAERDPKAADTALHNLTQAAERKEGNLLDLSVQAARARCTVGEISDSLEKVFGRHKATIHAIRGVYNKELSAGGYDMEPIQKAIEKFERLEGRRPRVLLAKMGQDGHDRGQKVIATAFADAGFDVDIGPLFQTPEETARQAVENDVHVVGVSSLAAGHLTLVPELLSELTKLGRADILIVVGGVIPPQDYEALFAAGASAIFGPGTVIPKAAIELLEKLEERLGLQEGDS
- the meaB gene encoding methylmalonyl Co-A mutase-associated GTPase MeaB, with the translated sequence MTPRRPKLSLEELRDGVLSGNRGILARAITLMESSRPADQTRASNLLTELMPHTGNSMRVGITGVPGVGKSTFIETLGGHLTSQGRRVAVLAVDPSSAKSGGSILGDKTRMDTLSIDANAFIRPSPASGTLGGVASKTREAILCCEAAGFDTVLVETVGVGQSELVVADMTDFFLVLMLAGAGDELQGIKRGLMELADMLVVNKADGDMQAKANRAAQTYRSALALLHTGENGWKPPVLTCSALNNIGVDGVWDKVTEHHDQALENKTLHTRRTEQQLKWLWSMVNDELQTSLKSHPSMQQKVAQVEDAVRSAKTPPTRAARELLSAFYHELALQS